The Pseudomonas nunensis genome includes the window GTTGATCGCCAGGAACGCCGGCAAATGTTGCTCGCCTTTGAACGTATCGACGCCGATCAGCTCGTAGGGTGTTTGCAGTTCTTCAAGCAGCAGGGCGACTTTCATCGGGTTCGGCGAAGGATGGAAAAAGAATTTCATGGGGAAGGCCTCAGTCAGTGGGTTTGAACTGAGGCTGATGTTGAGCGAAACCCGTTCGATTGACGTGCGAGGTTGTTGGTCTACTCGTTCGAAGTGATCGAACGAGTTGTCGGTGCCGGTTTCGCCAGCAAGCGTCGGGTCACCCCGAGCATGCCCACGGACACCGCCACGCCGAGGCCGAACGCCGGCAGGCCGAGGCTGGGCAAGGTCAGCGCCAGCACCAGGCAGAACGCCGCGAACGAATACATGCCGGTGGCGGTGGCGCGCAACAACGCGGCGGTGAAGGCGGGGCCACGGGTTTGCTGGGAAAACACTGCCATCACGCTGCCGAGTACCGGGAAAACCGCGAGCAAGCCGCTCCAGCGTTCGCCCACGGTGCTGGCCAACAGCGTCACGGCCAGCGTCAGCAGCGCGCCGGCGACCATGCGCAGCAGCAGTTTGTCGGACTTGGGCTTGGGGCCGGAAACAATCGGTTGCACCGACGGAAACAGGTACGGCGCGGCCAGCAGCGCGGTAGCGGCGGCGATCACCGAAAACGTCAGGGACGGCGGAATCACCGACAGCACCACCGCCGAGGCGGCCCACACCAGCAGGGAAACCGTCAGCGCCCATGGCCAACCAGCGCGTTGCGCGACTTGGGCGTAGGTCACGCAGAACGCAATCATGGCGAACATTGCAGACAGTGCGGCCGTGGCGGATTGGGCGGCGAACACTTGGCCTTGCTCAATGGCGAGGAAAAACAGAATCGGCCCGACCACCACCGGCAACCCCGACAGCCACCCGGCCACGCTCGGTCCCCAGCGCTTGCCCGCCAGGGAAATCAGCAGCAGGAACCCGGGAATCACCAGCAATTTGAGCATCAGCACGCACGCACCTCCGACCTGTGTGAGGCGGCAACGTTAGCACTGTGGGCGATGGATTGCTCTATAAATGGCTCAATCCTGTATACAAAAACACTGGCCAGGAAATTGTACAGAATCCCTATTTGCGTATAAGTTTTACCAAGGGTTTCAGCGTACATCGAGCGGCCATGAACAGATCCTTTCTACGACACAGTCTTTTGCTGTTGGCCTTGCTTGGCGCCCAGGCCCTGGCCAATTGGCAGGATGGCGTGCCCGGCGCGCAGATTATCGGTGCTGGGGAGTTTCGGGTGTTTGGCTTCGATGTCTACAACGCGCGGCTCTGGAGCGCGGCGCGACCGCTGGCGCCGGACCAGCCGTTTGCCCTGGAACTGATCTACCAACGCAGCATTTCCCGGGAGGATCTGGTGCAGGCCAGCGTCGATGAAATCAAGCGCTTGTCCGGCGCCTCGGTCAGCGCCGCGCAACTGGCCGGTTGGAAGGCGCAGATGCAACAGTCGTTCGTCGATGTCCAGGCTGGCACGCGCATCACCGGGGTGTATTTGCCGGGGCAGGGCGCGCGTTTTTTTGTCGGCCAGCAACTGCAACACGAAGTGAAAGACCCGCAATTCGCCCGAGCCTTTTTCGATATCTGGCTCGATCCGCGCACCCGTAATCCTGAATTGCGTCAGCAGTTGTTGGGTACCGCCAAGCCTTGAGGGCGTCGTCATGTTGAAGAAGCTGTTGCTGGTTCTGTTCGTTTGTCTGGCCGGTTGCAGCGGCGTCGATGTACAGCGCTACAGCGAGCAAAACCCCAAGCTCGATTTGCCGGGGTTCTTTGTCGGCCGGGTGGATGGCTGGGGGATGTTCCAGAAGCGTTCGGGGGAGGTGGTCAAGCGCTTTCATGTGCTGATCGACAGCCGCATGGACGGGCCGAATCTGATCATGCACGAGGACTTTACCTACAGCGACGGCACGAAACAGACTCGAGTCTGGACCCTGCACCCGGACGGTCCTGGCCGTTGGCGCGGTACGGCCGGCGATGTGGTCGGCGAGTCGAGCGGTGAAGTGGCCGGAAACGCATTGCACTGGCGCTACATTCTCAGCCTGCCGGTGGACGACAAGGTCTACCAGGTGCACTTCGATGACTGGATGTACCTGCTCGACGAAAACACCATGGCCAATCGCTCGGCGATGACCAAGTTCGGCTTCGAACTGGGTCAGGTGACGTTGTTCTTCCGCCGGCACGGGGCCTCGTAGAAGCTGCCTGGTGTGTAGCCTCAAGAGGCTCGAACCGTCTAAGCTGCGTCTTTCCAATTGTTTCTGGATGTTTGCGTGAAATTCAGCTTTTTGCCCAAAATCGCCACGGCGCCGTTTTGCCCGCCGGAAGTGGCCGGCAGTGTTGCCGTTGACCCGAATGCGACGTTCTTCAAGCGCATGCTGCGTTTTGCCGGGCCTGGTTTGTTGGTGTCGATCGGCTACATGGACCCGGGCAATTGGGCCACGGCCATCGAGGCCGGTTCGCGGTTTGGCTACAGCTTGTTGTTCGTGGTGTTGCTGGCGAGCCTGGCGGGGATGGTGGTGCAGTGTTTGTGCTCGCGATTGGGCATCGCCACCGGACGTGACCTGGCGCAACTGTCGCGGGAGCGCTACAGCACTCGTACCGCGCGGACCCAGTGGGTGCTGGCGGAGATCTCGATCATCGCCACCGACCTTGCCGAAGTGCTTGGCTGCGCCCTGGCGTTCCATTTGCTGCTGGGCTGTTCGCTGACCTTCGGCATCGCCCTGACTGCGTTTGACACGCTGCTGGTGCTGGCCTTGCAGAACCGTGGTTTCCGTCGACTGGAAGCGATCATGCTGGTGCTGGTCGGCACTATCGGCGCGTGTTTCTTCGTCGAACTGCTGCTGATCAAACCCTACTGGCCGGACGTCGCCCGTGGCTTCACCCCGTCGCTGTCGGCCATCGGCGACGCCGCGCCGCTGTACATCGCCATCGGTATTCTCGGGGCCACGGTGATGCCGCATAACCTGTATTTGCACACCTCGATCGTGCAAACCCGGATGATCGGCAAGGACCTGGCCAGCAAGCAGGACGCGGTCAAACTGGCGCGCATCGACACCATCGGCTCGCTGGCGCTGGCGTTACTGGTCAACGCGGCGATTCTGATTCTGGCGGCCGCCGCGTTCCACACCACCGGGCACAGCGACGTGGTGGACATCCAGGACGCCTATCATT containing:
- a CDS encoding chalcone isomerase family protein, producing MNRSFLRHSLLLLALLGAQALANWQDGVPGAQIIGAGEFRVFGFDVYNARLWSAARPLAPDQPFALELIYQRSISREDLVQASVDEIKRLSGASVSAAQLAGWKAQMQQSFVDVQAGTRITGVYLPGQGARFFVGQQLQHEVKDPQFARAFFDIWLDPRTRNPELRQQLLGTAKP
- a CDS encoding DUF3833 domain-containing protein — translated: MLKKLLLVLFVCLAGCSGVDVQRYSEQNPKLDLPGFFVGRVDGWGMFQKRSGEVVKRFHVLIDSRMDGPNLIMHEDFTYSDGTKQTRVWTLHPDGPGRWRGTAGDVVGESSGEVAGNALHWRYILSLPVDDKVYQVHFDDWMYLLDENTMANRSAMTKFGFELGQVTLFFRRHGAS
- a CDS encoding Nramp family divalent metal transporter; this encodes MKFSFLPKIATAPFCPPEVAGSVAVDPNATFFKRMLRFAGPGLLVSIGYMDPGNWATAIEAGSRFGYSLLFVVLLASLAGMVVQCLCSRLGIATGRDLAQLSRERYSTRTARTQWVLAEISIIATDLAEVLGCALAFHLLLGCSLTFGIALTAFDTLLVLALQNRGFRRLEAIMLVLVGTIGACFFVELLLIKPYWPDVARGFTPSLSAIGDAAPLYIAIGILGATVMPHNLYLHTSIVQTRMIGKDLASKQDAVKLARIDTIGSLALALLVNAAILILAAAAFHTTGHSDVVDIQDAYHLLDPLVGGALASVLFGVALLASGQSSTFTGTIAGQVIMEGYLNLRIPCYQRRLITRGLALIPAFIGVWLMGDNAIGKLLVMSQVVLSLQLPFALYPLISMTNDQKLMGPFVNRLPTRVLAWGLFTVISAANAWLILQLVV